The sequence below is a genomic window from Pseudochaenichthys georgianus unplaced genomic scaffold, fPseGeo1.2 scaffold_2045_arrow_ctg1, whole genome shotgun sequence.
TAATATCCAACACTACGAGGAAGTGTGAAGTATCTCATCTCACATCACGATATCAAAATAACATCGATATTGTCCAACCTTATCTAAAAAACTCACCAACAAGTAAACTAACATCTAATTCACGAAGAGCAGAGACGGCCAAAGTACAcacttcctttactcaagtagaagtacacatactcgtgtttaaaaatactctggtgaaagtagaagtactgactaaacttctttactcaagtcaaagtaaagaggctttgaagtgtccttcagtaaaaagtacccatagctagcagctgttttaaagagtacctgacctccctttatatcaatagaacaataatgtcattgttaactaatgaatgtttccatggtgaccaacggcaacatgacaacgtttccattggtccctcttctttagagaagaccaggaagtgatggatacacggatcgtgttccaaccaataggcacgcaatgactctaaagactaatgatcacgcaccaaacacacattcagactaaaggaaccagctgtttgggaaatgagagaagtagaaagtacaggtatttgagttcaatatgtgagaagtagaaagtacaggtatttgggttcaacatgtaagaagtagaaagtacaggtatttgagttcaacgtgtgagaagtagaaagtacaggtatttgagttcaacatgtaagaagtagaaagtacaggtatttgagttcaacatgtaagaagtagaaagtacaggtatttgagttcaacgtgtaggaagtagaaagtacaggtatttgggttcaacatgtaagaagtagaaagtacaggtatttgagttcaacgtgtgagaagtagaaagtacaggtatttgagttcaacatgtaagaagtagaaagtacaggtatttgagttcaacatgtaagaagtagaaagtacaggtatttgagttcaacgtgtaggaagtagaaagtacaggtatttgagttcaacatgtgagaagtagaaagtacaggtatttgagttcaacgtgtgagaagtagaaagtacaggtatttgtgttcaacatgagagaagtagaaagtacaggtatttgtgttcaacgtgtgagaagtagaaagtacaggtatttgtgttcaacatgagagaagtagaaagtacaggtatttgtgttcaacatgtaagaagtagaaagtatttgtgttcaacatgtaagaagtagaaagtaaaaagtcgtcagaaaaataagtagtggagtaaagtataccagaaaacatgtacttaagtacagcaacgaagtatttgtactccactacttcccacgtCTGACGAAGAGTCAGTCACTTCCAGTTTgtaccccgcccccccccccaggtttATCTCACCTCCAGGTAGGGGATGATCCTGCACGAGAGCTCCCCCAGCAGCCAGTTCTTGGTGAGCTCGTGGAAGAGCACGAGCGGCAGGCagaagaagatgatgatgaagTCCCAGAGCGCGAGGTTGGCCAGCAGCGAGTTGGAGATGCTCCTCATGTAGTAGTTGTGACACACGATGCACATCAGAGACACGTTCCCGATGATGCCCACGCTGAAGAGGAGCGCGGAGAAGATCAGGATCGCGTACGCGCCGCACGCCTCCGCGGTCACCGGGTAGAAAGGGTTCTTCAGCTGCTTCCGGCGCGTGCGTGGGTTCCCCGGAATGATGTCGGGATAGTCCGGCACAGAatactcttcctcctcttcctccacctcATAGTCCGTGGAGTTTAAGGGGGGTTCAGCCTCTTGTTTCTGCGCCATGGAGGCTTCGTCCGCGTCCCTTCGCTTCCTTCTGCCGCGTTTCGCGCTTCGCTTCTCCCGGAAAGTCTGTCCATGTTGGTTTTTTTCAAGCACTTCTCCCGGTTTGCATCCATTACTCACAGCAGGCGTCTTTATAGCCGTGTGCAAAGCTTCCCGTTCGCGTAGGATGTGCTGCGATCCGTGTTGCGCGTCGCTTTTACGCACCTGTGATCCAAACGGCACAGAGGGTGACCGCCTGTGCCGCCTGTTGTGTCCAATCCTTGTCAAGTTACAAGTGCTTCCATGTTTTGTTCCAATCACTTCTCCCTGCTTGCACCCACTACTCTCACTGGGTTTGTTTATATCCGTGCGTAAAGCTTCGTGGACACGCTCTCCGTTTTGCGCGTCGCTTTTACGCACAGCGCGCCCGGGTGTCTGTGACCGCAGCAGCTCAGAGGGTGACAGATTTACAGTCTCCAGCCCCGAGGGCTCTGCGCCGCCCGTCCTCTCATTGTCCACCCCGGTTACTGTGCGCCATCTCCGGCTCTGCGCGGGGCTGAAAGTCGCCTTTGTGTCGTGGATCTGAGTCGCGAAGGCCTCGCTGCACAGCCACAAACACAGACACCCCGAAAATGGAAGCAGCATCGTGTGATTCTGTCTAACCCGTAACATCAAACTGGTTCCAAAAGGATCGATCCATCTCCGGGTTTTGACAAAAAAAGCGAAAATATCAACTTTAACTGCGATCAGTTTTCCTTTATCTTTGCGCGTAAAAAGCTTCCACTAACTCTTTGGTGGTGTGTCAGAGGGGCACCTGTTTGGTTTGGGTGCGTCCCGGAGCAGCTCCAGTCTGGAGGCATCACCAACGAGACCAGAGCGGAATAGTTTCCTCAAACTGGGTGGGAAAAAAGTTAACTGACCGTTCAGATCCTCCGTAGCTAAACGGTGTTGAATGAACCCGGGGAAAGTCCACCTTCGTCCCGGGAGGTGGACAGCCGCTCCTGAGCGCTCAGAGGccggggagagagaggggaaatgcGGCCAGTGCAGACCCCGAGCTCCGTGTGAGAGAAAAGAGgaacagagagaggaggaggagaacaaaggggggagggagggggaggaagaggagggggtcATCTGTCAAACCTCCGATCCGATTATAAACTGCTCAAATAACACACCGAGTTAATCTGGGATATCATGTGGGAATTACACTTTCAAAATCAGCATCATCTTTTGTTTTATGTCAAAGATAAAGATATTTTGGGCAATTTTGATAAAGTCACACTGATATCAATTAGCAGTGTTAAACATTACAATGGACCATTTTAAGACAATACATTTTGTATCTTCATCATGCCGCATTATTACCTTTACTTAGCACCGATCAGGAACTCAGAAACATCTCAACTGATCTAACGCTTTTAAATAatacaacaaacaaaaagacacCGACAAATATTTCTTTCAGAGAAACCTTTTTCCTACTTGCTTTGTCATACAATAACTAAGACATGGTTATTACAGTGACAGCTATCGATACTTAAAGAAGTACAGTAAAATATTACTTTCTATATGGATATAGACTAACTTTATACAACGAACACAAAAACCCACACATTTCTAAATAACTGTGAAGCAGTAAATTGTGATCTTTGTTAAAAATGCCTTTTAAGTTTTGGGAATAGTTGTAGCAATACGTAAACAAGTTCCAGTGATGAAATGTCATCTGGGTTTCTCGTGTTTAAAGGCAAGATCATTGAATTCATCGTGAGTGTAAATACGTATAGGCTTTGGCGCCATCTAGCGTAAACTCTGGGTATTACACCAGCCTGAGAAACTCATGAAAAGTGAACTCACAGGACAAAGCTGCAACCATTCGATAATTTTTATGGAATATGATgcataaatgtaaattaaactaGACGACAGTATGTAAAGCACGAGCAACAACTTAAAGCAGGAGAAAAATGCTGAAATAAATGGTAAAACATATCTGAAAAATATACCAATAAAGTCTGGAAATGATCTGAACATTGAATGAAATAAATCtgaaaattatttttaaaaaatctcAATTTAATGAAAATATTCTGGAAATTATATGAAAAACATCAAAAAATTTAACGAAGATTATATAAAACATATCTGAAAATGTTACGGAAAATATCTGAAAATTATATGAAAAAAATTATACCAAAGAAATCTGAAAATTATACGAAAAATATCTGAAAGTCTACGaaatgtcttttaaaaaaaacaacaaaatgaaaatCTTTCTGAAAACTTTCTCAGatcagaaaaacatttcagaaatctttgaaaaataaccaaagaataaaaaagagagaaacATGCGTGATTCTATCGAGCACGCTGCTTTAGACTAAACCAGCCAACTGTAGTAAACTGCCGCAGTAatactagggatgggtaccaccgagccccggtattaaagggGCCCccgggctgaattattaaagaccgtggtaccgttaagctccgacgttatcggtctttttatcggtactgcctggagacatttaaaacatatatgttgtttgtattattgctacataaacattatattgcggtcttagtgtcgccaactccgtttctaatacgcaaaaagacaaacaaatgcgtctatgatgtatgtTCGAtgtttccaatccagacgagagatctctctctctctcccgtctgtgtgcgagggggcggggcagtttaaacacacgcagctgctacatgcatgcacacacacacgccggagagaacgcgctccgaggtggttcaactttacccgtctcgacgcTCGTTGCCTAAAGCGCAATAAGAGTTTAacatgtgagggcggtaacacgagcgatttgtctaaacatttattaaaagcgctccacatccagacggaggaatgcaccgggttccactgtctttctagcagctctgtagctccgtccacgaggaacgtttccacgtcaggtgttctgtatgctagcagcacatGGGTTGATGATTAGAGGTAATACTAACCCAGAAACATCAGACATCACATTAAAACACTGCAGAATTACTACATTTActtatattttaaatacattttgttgaTAACATTTACGCAGTTTGACTTGTAGGGAATCCCTTTTCTTTCACCTCTGCATAacatgaaaaacaaaaaggGAAATGTGACGGCAGAACCAGAACAAACTAAATCTGCTCGATACAGTTTGTATATATATACCATCatgcagaatatatatattaaggataaaaaataataataataattataataaataaataataaataataaatcatGCGTCATGTGGTCAGCTGAGCAGCAGAGGGCGCTGTGACTCCACAAAACAGTTTGATGTAAAAGCGAATTACTCTTTATTGAAACACTTTATTAAAAAACAGTTTTGCAGCAACATTTATGTACAGTTTAAtccaataaatacaaataaacagcACAGATAATGTAAAATACACGAATATTAAAACAGGAACCGTTTTTCTTCTGCAGGTTTTAACGACGGCCTTTGAATCAGGCGGGGTTAGCGCTGGGAGGCGCTGACGGTCGGGTGAAGGTGCTGTGGCTGATCTGGTAGCAGATTTGGTTCTGACCGTCGTCCTCCACACTTTGGTACTTTGTCAGACACAGATCCATCCACGGACGCTCGGCTGAGGGAACAGAACATCGATATGAAACACCTGGACTTCACCCTTTGTGAACACTGTCAGAAATACACTACAATTAAACAGCTTCGTACAATTAACGTTTTTCGACTGAGGTGTAAATAAATATGCATCTCGTTGCACTGTCATCGCTGCTACCTCTGCTTTTACcactcttatttatttatttgtgtctaTTTTTTACTGCAGTGAGAGTTGCCAAAGAAATGTCGTTGTACTTTGTATGAtgacaataaagatatattctattctattacACAAAAACGGATTTATGCTCGTGGTGGGTtcaaccaggggcggactgggactacaagcccgggactctcgaccggacCACTTCGGGACCGCCGGCCCACTTCGGGACAGCAAGCAATTACCGCTAGTACATtttcaacgggggggggggcggggggggcttatccgaccggcccacttcagtaccgatggccagtccgcc
It includes:
- the LOC117441850 gene encoding uncharacterized protein, with amino-acid sequence MLRVRQNHTMLLPFSGCLCLWLCSEAFATQIHDTKATFSPAQSRRWRTVTGVDNERTGGAEPSGLETVNLSPSELLRSQTPGRAVRKSDAQNGERVHEALRTDINKPSESSGCKQGEVIGTKHGSTCNLTRIGHNRRHRRSPSVPFGSQVRKSDAQHGSQHILREREALHTAIKTPAVSNGCKPGEVLEKNQHGQTFREKRSAKRGRRKRRDADEASMAQKQEAEPPLNSTDYEVEEEEEEYSVPDYPDIIPGNPRTRRKQLKNPFYPVTAEACGAYAILIFSALLFSVGIIGNVSLMCIVCHNYYMRSISNSLLANLALWDFIIIFFCLPLVLFHELTKNWLLGELSCRIIPYLEVASLGVTTFTLCALCIDRFRAASNVQMYYEMIENWASTTAKLAVIWIGALLLALPELLIRQLVTEDGDPPNVEPCERCVVRISTDLPDTLYVLGLTYDGARLWWYFGCYFCLPTLFTIFSSLLTARKIRRAERECVRGSKNVREETFSFLFSI